A genomic window from Synechococcus sp. CBW1107 includes:
- the stpA gene encoding glucosylglycerol 3-phosphatase has protein sequence MNAQARPPARSRISPAELLDELSTGRTWLLVQDLDGVCMELVHDPRRRRLDPDYVRATRQLDGRFGVLTNGEHEGSRGVNRLVEQALAGTADPAVEGLYLPGLGAGGVQLQSRHGRLTHPGVSQAELSFLASAPAWLRASLGERLPALLPTAAQEHRAGLIEMTVLDNPLSPSLNLNPLMAAVGEQPGRRPQLQALALELMQALLEQAASAGLKESFFLHLAPNLGRDLTPDGVRERLMPAERSSCGTTDFQLMLRGGLKEVGLLVLINHSIHRRTGTAPLGLEFHGRDAPLDHAGLLDLCRSAIDPALMPRLVGVGDTITSQPAAAGGGWLRGGSDRGFLTLLQELGDAFGTTNRVVLVDSSGGEVDRPSLADGRLEGLSDPEDPLWIDTTMPGGPRQYIRWFRDLAARRSTEALQASTGS, from the coding sequence ATGAACGCCCAGGCAAGGCCACCGGCCCGGAGCAGGATCAGCCCCGCTGAGCTGCTGGATGAGCTCAGCACAGGCAGAACATGGTTGCTGGTGCAGGACCTCGACGGGGTCTGCATGGAGCTGGTGCACGATCCGCGCCGCCGCCGGTTGGATCCCGACTACGTGCGGGCCACCCGGCAACTGGACGGACGCTTCGGGGTGCTGACCAACGGCGAGCATGAGGGCAGCCGCGGCGTGAACCGGCTGGTGGAGCAGGCCCTGGCCGGCACAGCCGACCCAGCCGTCGAGGGGTTGTACCTGCCAGGACTGGGAGCCGGCGGTGTGCAACTGCAGAGCCGCCATGGCCGGCTCACGCACCCGGGGGTGAGCCAGGCGGAACTGTCGTTCCTGGCCTCGGCACCGGCCTGGCTGAGAGCGTCTCTGGGGGAGCGGCTGCCGGCCCTGCTGCCCACGGCGGCCCAGGAGCACAGGGCCGGGCTGATCGAGATGACCGTCCTCGACAACCCCCTCTCCCCCAGCCTCAACCTCAATCCGCTGATGGCGGCGGTGGGGGAGCAGCCCGGCCGGCGGCCGCAACTGCAGGCGCTGGCCCTTGAGCTGATGCAGGCCTTGCTGGAGCAGGCGGCTTCGGCCGGGCTGAAGGAGTCGTTCTTTCTGCATCTGGCCCCCAACCTCGGCCGCGATCTCACCCCTGACGGTGTCCGGGAACGGCTCATGCCGGCGGAACGGAGCAGCTGCGGCACCACGGATTTTCAGCTGATGCTGCGCGGTGGCCTGAAGGAGGTGGGTCTGCTAGTGCTGATCAATCACAGCATCCACCGCCGCACGGGCACGGCACCCCTGGGCCTGGAGTTCCACGGACGCGACGCGCCCCTCGACCATGCCGGACTGCTGGACCTGTGCCGAAGCGCCATCGATCCAGCCCTGATGCCACGGCTGGTGGGGGTGGGTGACACGATCACCTCTCAGCCGGCGGCGGCGGGCGGAGGCTGGCTGCGAGGGGGGAGCGACCGTGGCTTCCTCACCCTGCTCCAGGAACTGGGAGACGCCTTCGGGACCACGAACCGTGTGGTCCTGGTGGACAGCAGCGGAGGCGAAGTGGATCGGCCGTCACTGGCCGATGGCCGCCTGGAGGGCCTCAGTGATCCAGAGGATCCCCTGTGGATCGACACCACCATGCCTGGCGGACCGAGGCAATACATCCGCTGGTTCCGCGACCTGGCAGCACGCCGGTCAACGGAGGCCCTTCAGGCCAGCACCGGGTCGTAG
- a CDS encoding glycoside hydrolase family 13 protein produces the protein MGFATAAASSSASTAAPAWVAEAVVYQIFPDRFRRSGRVAAQDGLELMPWGSDPALQGFQGGDLHGVIEGLDHLQGLGITCLSLNPVFASAANHRYHAYDYQQVDPLLGGNEALEALIEAVHRRGMRLILDGVFNHCGRGFWAFHHLLENGRTSPYRHWFHVEHWPLHPYPAAGQTCGYHCWWNDPALPKFRHDHPPVRRHLLDVARTWIAAGADGWRLDVPDEVPGDFWDTFRRTVRAENPEAWIVGEIWGDARPWLGGTQFDGVMNYPLAWSILGYFGAENVPGELKLPALPEPPYQPLDRAGFEHRISEVLGRYRPAVNRSMLNLLDGHDTPRALHVLGGDEAALRLCLLFLFLLPGAPCVYYGTEMGLDGGPEPGCREAYPWDVPGGALAGWLRELAALRRRLPALRSDALSFGGSHHDDLLLVRRGEGRERVWVAINRGDEPLPLTPPSPATTPLWASAPAAAGHTTSLAARSALILADPKP, from the coding sequence ATGGGATTTGCAACGGCTGCAGCCTCGTCTTCGGCATCGACGGCGGCACCGGCCTGGGTGGCCGAGGCCGTGGTGTATCAGATCTTTCCCGACCGTTTCCGCCGCAGCGGGCGGGTGGCCGCCCAGGACGGGCTTGAGCTGATGCCCTGGGGCAGCGACCCGGCCCTGCAGGGGTTCCAGGGGGGTGATCTCCATGGGGTGATCGAGGGCCTCGACCACCTCCAGGGACTGGGGATCACCTGCCTGTCACTGAATCCGGTGTTCGCCTCAGCCGCCAATCACCGCTACCACGCCTACGACTACCAGCAGGTGGATCCCCTGCTGGGGGGCAACGAGGCCCTCGAAGCCCTGATCGAGGCCGTGCACCGGCGCGGCATGCGCCTGATCCTCGATGGTGTGTTCAACCACTGCGGCCGGGGCTTCTGGGCCTTTCACCATCTGCTGGAAAACGGCCGGACGTCTCCCTACCGCCACTGGTTCCACGTCGAGCACTGGCCGTTGCACCCCTATCCAGCGGCAGGCCAGACCTGCGGCTACCACTGCTGGTGGAATGATCCGGCCCTGCCGAAATTCCGCCACGACCATCCGCCGGTGCGGCGGCACCTGCTGGACGTCGCACGCACCTGGATCGCCGCCGGGGCCGATGGCTGGCGGCTGGATGTCCCCGATGAAGTGCCGGGTGACTTCTGGGACACCTTCCGGCGGACCGTGCGCGCTGAGAACCCGGAGGCCTGGATCGTGGGGGAGATCTGGGGCGATGCCCGCCCCTGGCTGGGGGGGACTCAGTTCGACGGGGTGATGAATTACCCGCTGGCCTGGAGCATCCTCGGCTATTTCGGCGCCGAGAACGTGCCTGGAGAGCTGAAGCTGCCGGCCCTGCCTGAACCTCCGTATCAGCCCCTCGACCGGGCTGGCTTCGAGCACCGCATCAGTGAGGTTCTCGGTCGCTACAGACCAGCGGTGAACCGCTCCATGCTCAACCTGCTCGATGGCCACGACACCCCAAGGGCCCTGCATGTGCTCGGTGGCGATGAGGCTGCCCTGCGTCTCTGCCTGCTGTTCCTTTTCCTGCTGCCAGGGGCCCCGTGCGTGTACTACGGCACTGAGATGGGCCTGGATGGAGGACCGGAACCGGGCTGCCGTGAGGCCTATCCCTGGGACGTCCCCGGCGGTGCGCTGGCCGGCTGGCTGAGAGAGCTGGCCGCCCTGCGCCGGCGCCTGCCGGCATTGCGCTCGGACGCTCTGAGCTTTGGCGGGAGCCACCACGACGACCTGCTGCTGGTCCGGCGCGGCGAGGGCCGGGAGCGCGTGTGGGTGGCGATCAACCGCGGTGATGAACCGCTGCCCCTGACACCCCCATCCCCGGCGACGACACCGCTGTGGGCGAGCGCTCCGGCAGCGGCTGGACACACCACATCCCTGGCCGCACGCTCGGCGCTGATCCTGGCGGACCCCAAGCCATGA